In a single window of the Papaver somniferum cultivar HN1 chromosome 8, ASM357369v1, whole genome shotgun sequence genome:
- the LOC113306141 gene encoding Werner syndrome ATP-dependent helicase homolog produces MTIRTLPNYYPDTQDLYSVTVDGVKIKTTVTKDAATVDDWIEQVYSDYKDTLDRCTEKESRQRFIVALDVEWKPPAFGPYHEYPAAILQLCVGRRCLIFQILRSDKVPRSLHWFLEDENLRFVGVGIEDVAFKLEMDFDICLGKAVDLRDLVAGRNYRRKEYKTFGLMGLARAVFRSGEIEKPADVSESNWSQKYLTQPQIESACVDAYVSFKIGNRHRFTYGYTILD; encoded by the coding sequence ATGACCATCCGTACTCTTCCCAACTACTACCCAGACACACAAGATCTTTACTCTGTAACTGTTGATGGTGTGAAAATCAAAACCACTGTAACTAAGGATGCTGCAACAGTTGATGACTGGATTGAACAGGTTTACAGTGATTACAAAGATACTTTAGATCGCTGTACCGAAAAAGAGTCTAGACAGCGTTTCATTGTTGCTCTTGATGTGGAATGGAAACCACCTGCTTTTGGTCCTTACCATGAATATCCGGCAGCAATACTACAACTCTGTGTTGGTCGTAGATGTTTGATTTTTCAGATCTTACGTTCTGATAAGGTCCCTAGATCTCTTCATTGGTTTCTTGAAGACGAGAATCTGAGATTTGTTGGAGTTGGAATTGAAGATGTTGCGTTTAAGCTTGAAATGGATTTTGATATTTGTCTTGGGAAAGCAGTTGATCTTAGGGATTTGGTTGCTGGCCGGAACTATCGTCGGAAGGAATATAAGACTTTTGGGTTGATGGGATTAGCTAGAGCTGTTTTCCGTTCTGGAGAGATTGAAAAACCTGCAGATGTTAGTGAGAGTAATTGGAGTCAGAAATACCTTACTCAACCACAGATTGAGTCTGCTTGTGTTGATGCTTATGTTTCTTTCAAGATCGGTAATCGACACCGCTTCACTTATGGTTACACTATTTTGGATTGA